The Apium graveolens cultivar Ventura chromosome 6, ASM990537v1, whole genome shotgun sequence genome contains a region encoding:
- the LOC141665977 gene encoding uncharacterized protein LOC141665977 — protein sequence MDEMDIDIGMGLGDEFEAMMQNVYGTGNDTSEHGVKKGMNADARKLYRLVNEGRQPLYPESKKFTHLSFIVRLYQLKCIHGFSEVAFSDLLDLIKEALPNINVSSSFNSAKVMIKDLGLDYQKIHACPNDCMLFWAENEGLDIYKKYKTSRWKVVEDKNEPNMNISKSKEHKIPAKVLRYFPLKPRLQRMFLSSDYSGSLTWHALARKKDGNLRHPADDQGWKLLDTKYPEFRAEMRNLEVEHLLCGYENDFGKQQKKHRGSSSDCPWKKKSIFFELPYWSSNMVRHNLDVMHIKKNICDKILGTLLNIGGKTKDHLNARQDLEEMGIKKDLHPVRCDDKKHVKIRVASFDMTKKEKEIFCSVLMNAKLPHGSASNISRCVQMNERKISGYKSHDAHFILQFLLQFVVVKTLKPEVEIPLMRLGAFFWGICGKVIELEYVEKLQNEIIEKLCELEMIFPPAFFDIMVHLPIHLCKEIEFGGPCQNRSDQKDCNKDDGYPIGSGKRKDGKSIHLEDKVWTKAHRYILFKCDNEEIEKLKNEHCSLFEKDVKVKKYKRERTHATEFHKWLKEVVRNKNDISMELSSLERGPHREAKQFTSYIVNGFRFHTKQRDSRCTTQNNGVFLTALTTSFATVKDKNPVVGEVGYYGTIEDIIEVDYWGALDVVIFRCCWYQKEKDCHGLTRVNFNKLYEKYDPFILATQVQQVFYVEDPTEKNVHFVIKKLLKDQYSEVEDEINAVVEITEGRLPTDDIMS from the exons ATGGATGAGATGGATATTGATATAGGTATGGGTTTAGGCGATGAGTTCGAGGCGATGATGCAAAATGTATATGGAACTGGTAATGATACTAGTGAACACGGAGTTAAAAAGGGAATGAATGCTGATGCGAGGAAATTATATAGGCTTGTTAACGAGGGTAGGCAGCCTTTATATCCCGAGTCTAAAAAATTTACTCATTTAAGTTTCATAGTTAGGCTTTACCAACTAAAGTGCATTCATGGATTTAGCGAGGTGGCATTTAGCGATTTGCTTGACTTAATAAAGGAGGCTTTACCCAACATTAACGTGTCATCATCTTTCAATTCAGCCAAGGTTATGATTAAAGACTTGGGTCTTGATTACCAAAAAATACATGCATGTCCAAATGACTGCATGCTATTTTGGGCTGAAAATGAGGGGTTGGATATTTACAAAAAGTATAAAACATCTAGGTGGAAAGTAGTTGAAGATAAAAATGAGCCTAATATGAATATATCTAAGTCGAAGGAACATAAAATCCCAGCAAAAGTGCTGAGGTATTTTCCTTTAAAGCCAAGGCTGCAAAGAATGTTCCTGAGCTCTGATTATTCTGGTTCATTGACATGGCATGCTTTAGCACGAAAAAAGGATGGCAATTTGAGGCATCCGGCTGACGACCAGGGCTGGAAGTTGCTGGATACCAAATATCCAGAATTCAGGGCAGAAATGCGAAATTTAG AGGTTGAGCATCTTTTGTGTGGCTATGAAAATGACTTCGGGAAGCAACAGAAAAAACATAGGGGTTCTTCATCAGATTGCCCTTGGAAGAAAAAGTCAATCTTTTTTGAGTTACCATATTGGAGCAGTAATATGGTAAGGCATAACCTAGATGTTATGCATATTAAAAAGAACATCTGTGATAAAATTTTGGGTACTTTATTAAATATTGGGGGAAAGACAAAAGATCATCTTAATGCTCGTCAAGATCTAGAAGAAATGGGGATTAAGAAAGATCTTCATCCAGTCAGATGTGATGATAAAAAACATGTTAAAATTAGGGTAGCTAGTTTTGATATGAccaaaaaagaaaaagaaatctTTTGTTCAGTTCTGATGAATGCTAAGTTACCCCACGGATCTGCCTCTAATATTAGCCGCTGTGTTCAAATGAATGAGCGGAAGATATCGGGTTATAAGAGTCATGACGCACATTTTATTCTTCAATTTCTATTACAATTTGTTGTGGTTAAAACTCTAAAACCAGAAGTAGAAATACCTTTAATGAGGTTGGGGGCATTTTTCTGGGGTATATGTGGCAAAGTCATCGAATTAGAATATGTTGAGAAGTTACAAAATGAAATCATCGAGAAACTTTGTGAACTTGAAATGATCTTTCCACCTGCGTTTTTCGACATAATGGTTCACTTACCAATTCACTTGTGTAAGGAAATCGAATTCGGAGGACCG TGTCAAAACAGAAGTGATCAGAAGGACTGTAACAAAGATGATGGATATCCTATTGGATCTGGTAAAAGAAAAGATGGGAAATCTATACACCTAGAAGATAAAGTATGGACTAAGGCTCATCGATACATATTATTCAAATGTGACAACGAAGAAATCGAGAAGCTTAAAAA TGAACACTGTAGCTTGTTTGAAAAAGATGTGAAGGTAAAGAAGTATAAACGTGAAAGAACACATGCAACTGAATTTCACAAGTGGTTAAAAGAGGTGGTTCGCAACAAAAATGACATATCAATGGAATTGTCATCTTTGGAAAGAGGGCCTCATCGGGAAGCTAAGCAATTTACGAGTTATATTGTCAATGGGTTCAGATTTCACACCAAGCAGAGAGATAGTAGGTGTACTACACAGAATAATGGTGTTTTCCTCACTGCTTTAACCACTAGTTTCGCGACTGTTAAAGACAAAAATCCAGTAGTTGGGGAAGTTGGTTATTATGGCACGATTGAGGATATTATTGAGGTTGACTACTGGGGAGCACTGGATGTTGTCATATTTAGGTGTTGTTGGTATCAAAAAGAAAAAGATTGTCATGGGTTAACAAGAgtgaattttaataaattatatgaaAAATATGATCCTTTCATTCTAGCTACACAAGTTCAGCAAGTCTTCTATGTAGAAGATCCTACTGAAAAGAATGTACATTTTGTCATCAAGAAACTTCTGAAGGATCAGTATTCTGAAGTAGAAGACGAGATAAATGCAGTAGTAGAAATCACCGAAGGACGATTACCTACAGATGATATCATGAGTTAG